Proteins from a single region of Terriglobia bacterium:
- a CDS encoding PadR family transcriptional regulator produces the protein MPAKHETVERDEIPPGTLYMLILKTLARSGELHGYEIASTIQAISQDVLQVEEGSLYPALQRMLIKGWVTAEWGVTRGNRRARYYRIAKLGRKQLAAEVLQFDRVIGAIQRVLQAG, from the coding sequence ATGCCAGCAAAACACGAAACCGTGGAACGCGATGAGATACCACCTGGAACGCTTTATATGCTGATCTTGAAAACACTTGCCCGGAGCGGAGAACTGCATGGATACGAGATAGCCAGCACCATTCAGGCGATTTCACAGGATGTGCTGCAGGTGGAGGAAGGCTCACTCTATCCCGCTCTTCAGCGGATGCTGATCAAGGGCTGGGTTACTGCGGAATGGGGCGTCACGCGCGGCAACCGCCGCGCACGCTACTATCGAATAGCGAAACTTGGACGCAAGCAACTCGCGGCTGAAGTGTTGCAGTTCGACAGGGTAATCGGGGCAATTCAACGAGTGCTGCAAGCAGGCTGA
- the ppa gene encoding inorganic diphosphatase: MNINAIKIGINPPADVNVIIEVPIGGEPIKYEMDKASGALFVDRFLYTSMRYPGNYGFIPHTLSEDGDPCDVIVGNTRAIAPGAVMNCRIVGVLLMEDEAGPDDKLIAVPSPKLTQRYEHVQNYSDLPEITLKQIQHFFEHYKDLEPGKWVKVKSWGDALAARRILTEGIERAAAKRI; this comes from the coding sequence ATGAACATCAACGCAATCAAGATCGGCATCAACCCTCCGGCGGACGTCAATGTGATCATCGAGGTGCCGATTGGCGGAGAGCCCATCAAATATGAAATGGACAAGGCGTCGGGTGCTCTTTTTGTCGACAGGTTTCTCTATACCTCGATGCGCTATCCCGGCAACTACGGGTTCATTCCCCATACCCTCTCGGAAGACGGAGATCCCTGCGACGTCATCGTAGGCAACACACGCGCGATCGCACCGGGTGCCGTCATGAATTGCCGCATTGTGGGCGTCCTGCTGATGGAAGATGAGGCCGGACCTGACGATAAACTGATCGCTGTCCCTTCGCCGAAACTGACACAGCGTTATGAGCACGTGCAAAACTATTCGGATCTGCCCGAGATTACGCTGAAGCAGATTCAGCATTTTTTCGAACACTATAAGGACCTCGAACCCGGTAAATGGGTCAAGGTCAAATCGTGGGGCGACGCGCTGGCCGCAAGAAGGATTTTGACCGAAGGCATTGAGCGAGCAGCAGCGAAGAGAATCTGA
- a CDS encoding tetratricopeptide repeat protein — MAGTLGYMAPEQWKRGFADKKSDIYSLGVVIYELLTGRMPDDSGPVLPDNLPAWLQPVMSLCVVEDPAQRFGSVAELRSALAGPAPRGRRWSAEALLLIACLVILMVAGTAIWRSYSRTQPAALMKPAPPPAAPPASNEPKEKTEAAKALSNGIYFLQNGLVEDALAQFDRALEIDGGLTDAHFQRGLALSKLKRWDEAIAAFKRALPDSVPERRQIWAWTPPFAAGAFHRAVLATPKRIMFVERHGKSSVLHIVDPTQHTVRRLEILGDAIPFGAHASEMAWANDRATVLLSADVRKTDGPGNFRLYAVSAADGSLLWRNELQDSGPQDPLVGITTDSVFVYLTQKRLLTVLDDQTGKTRWTRADLVIDRNSPPILPPQFPENP, encoded by the coding sequence GTGGCCGGCACGCTCGGCTATATGGCGCCGGAACAATGGAAGCGCGGGTTCGCCGATAAGAAGAGCGACATTTATTCGCTGGGCGTCGTCATTTATGAACTGCTGACGGGAAGGATGCCGGACGACTCGGGCCCCGTCCTTCCCGATAACCTGCCCGCCTGGCTGCAGCCGGTCATGTCGCTATGCGTGGTAGAGGATCCTGCCCAGCGGTTCGGATCGGTCGCGGAACTGCGGAGCGCGCTGGCGGGGCCTGCGCCGCGCGGCAGACGCTGGTCTGCTGAGGCCCTGCTTCTTATTGCGTGTCTGGTCATTCTGATGGTCGCCGGCACTGCCATCTGGCGGTCTTATTCCAGAACTCAACCGGCTGCTCTGATGAAGCCGGCTCCGCCGCCGGCAGCGCCACCCGCTTCCAACGAGCCGAAGGAGAAAACGGAAGCGGCAAAGGCGCTTTCAAACGGAATTTACTTTCTCCAGAACGGTCTGGTCGAGGATGCGTTGGCGCAATTCGATCGCGCCCTCGAGATCGACGGCGGACTCACCGATGCGCATTTCCAGCGGGGCCTCGCGCTTTCGAAACTGAAACGCTGGGATGAGGCGATCGCGGCTTTCAAGCGGGCGCTTCCGGACTCCGTCCCTGAACGCCGGCAGATCTGGGCGTGGACGCCGCCGTTTGCCGCAGGAGCTTTCCATCGTGCCGTGCTTGCCACTCCAAAGCGGATCATGTTTGTCGAACGCCACGGCAAATCGTCGGTCTTGCACATCGTCGATCCCACACAACATACCGTCCGGCGGCTGGAAATCCTGGGCGATGCGATTCCCTTCGGCGCGCACGCCAGTGAGATGGCATGGGCGAACGACCGCGCAACCGTTTTACTTTCGGCCGATGTCCGGAAAACAGACGGTCCCGGCAATTTCCGCTTGTATGCCGTGTCTGCCGCCGATGGCAGTCTCTTGTGGCGTAACGAACTGCAGGATTCCGGACCGCAAGATCCATTGGTGGGGATCACGACCGACAGCGTGTTTGTTTATCTGACGCAGAAGAGACTTCTCACCGTACTCGACGACCAGACGGGGAAAACGCGCTGGACGCGCGCGGATCTGGTCATCGACCGGAACAGTCCTCCGATTTTGCCGCCGCAGTTTCCGGAAAATCCGTGA
- a CDS encoding protein kinase — MEEALAIIRQVIDGLEEAHRQEVVHRDLKPENILIATDGTAKIAGPRADCGSGKDRKPVRGRHARLYGAGTMEARVRR, encoded by the coding sequence TTGGAAGAGGCTCTCGCGATTATCCGGCAAGTGATCGACGGCCTCGAAGAGGCGCACAGGCAGGAGGTTGTGCACCGCGACCTGAAGCCGGAGAACATCCTGATCGCCACCGACGGCACAGCCAAGATCGCCGGGCCACGCGCGGATTGTGGATCCGGAAAAGACCGGAAGCCTGTCCGTGGCCGGCACGCTCGGCTATATGGCGCCGGAACAATGGAAGCGCGGGTTCGCCGATAA
- a CDS encoding PQQ-binding-like beta-propeller repeat protein, which produces MKYFNGVVTLQAGGASLTALDAETGRLMWQYTGSSLPNGRGLFAIQDSLFMVEEDGIKQYSLEKPSKNVTDKTIITEVASALISTGDLEGAETLIEKVAREMDPDYPPLRLARARLLLANAKAKGQAPPIKAGLDLANYANLAGRDSEASRGAFDELTRDYGLLWHQSLESAAPGSPQIVGGRLINLGFNIGSGQIIALNPVNGEVAWRQPVQRFVDSVAVNSALFAITGDTNDPTAIGLNRIDAASGERKPIASWNQRPAVEFARIAYASGRVFVEPVFRNFQGSRVQVSINAFDATNGRLLWQKDHPLEATRLLQQNPIGLWMPQGDRFIYSVGHDIWTVAAADGVVIDHQTEEGVIGPNSSRLPVAAGPVYFVNDRREIVAYDAAQKTIRRSPRPEVDTTQLTMRGTLLFGTDTGWPFAFDFQSGFQWKMPKGQGRGFLRLQDTGKRLWTLRDDNVLAAIDPRTGRILRELPILWRPLSYSIIDGRFFASTSDGFAYAIQLPK; this is translated from the coding sequence GTGAAATATTTCAATGGCGTCGTGACGCTGCAGGCGGGCGGCGCTTCACTCACGGCACTCGATGCCGAAACCGGGCGGCTGATGTGGCAGTACACCGGTTCGTCTCTCCCCAACGGCCGCGGTTTGTTCGCGATCCAGGATTCCCTGTTCATGGTTGAGGAAGACGGCATCAAGCAGTATTCGCTGGAAAAGCCATCAAAGAACGTGACGGATAAAACCATCATCACGGAAGTGGCCTCCGCTCTCATCAGCACAGGAGATCTCGAAGGGGCGGAAACGCTCATCGAAAAAGTCGCCCGGGAAATGGATCCGGACTATCCTCCGCTTCGGCTCGCGCGCGCGCGGTTGCTGCTGGCAAACGCAAAGGCCAAGGGGCAGGCGCCGCCGATAAAAGCGGGATTGGACCTGGCGAACTATGCGAATCTTGCGGGCCGCGACTCGGAGGCGAGCCGCGGCGCCTTCGACGAATTGACTCGCGATTACGGATTGCTATGGCATCAAAGTCTGGAAAGCGCCGCGCCGGGAAGCCCTCAGATCGTGGGTGGGCGCCTTATTAACCTGGGGTTCAACATCGGCTCCGGACAAATCATCGCCCTGAATCCCGTCAACGGTGAAGTCGCGTGGCGGCAGCCTGTTCAACGCTTCGTCGACAGCGTCGCAGTGAATTCTGCGCTTTTCGCGATCACAGGCGATACGAACGATCCCACAGCGATCGGATTGAACCGCATCGACGCCGCGAGCGGAGAACGCAAACCGATTGCGAGTTGGAATCAACGTCCGGCGGTGGAATTCGCAAGGATCGCCTATGCGTCCGGCCGCGTCTTCGTGGAGCCGGTTTTTCGTAATTTCCAGGGCAGCCGCGTTCAAGTTTCTATTAACGCGTTCGATGCCACAAACGGGCGGCTGCTGTGGCAAAAAGACCACCCCCTGGAAGCCACCAGGCTCCTGCAACAGAACCCCATCGGTCTGTGGATGCCTCAAGGCGACCGGTTCATATATTCGGTTGGGCATGACATCTGGACAGTCGCGGCCGCCGATGGCGTTGTTATCGATCATCAAACCGAGGAAGGCGTCATCGGACCCAATTCCTCGCGGCTGCCGGTCGCCGCCGGTCCCGTCTATTTCGTCAACGACCGGCGCGAGATCGTTGCCTATGACGCGGCGCAGAAGACCATCCGCCGGTCGCCCCGGCCGGAGGTCGACACTACGCAACTGACGATGCGGGGCACCTTGCTGTTCGGGACCGACACGGGTTGGCCTTTTGCCTTCGACTTCCAATCGGGATTTCAATGGAAGATGCCCAAGGGGCAAGGCCGCGGATTCCTGCGCCTCCAGGACACCGGCAAGCGTCTTTGGACACTTCGCGACGACAACGTCCTCGCCGCCATCGATCCCCGGACCGGCAGGATTCTCCGCGAACTGCCCATACTCTGGCGTCCGCTCAGCTACAGCATTATCGACGGCCGCTTCTTCGCCTCGACTTCGGATGGCTTCGCTTACGCGATTCAACTGCCGAAATAG
- a CDS encoding type II toxin-antitoxin system VapC family toxin: protein MNILLDTHVWLWWLTGATQLKRKEREAIDRTAAVQLPFISSISIWESEMLVSRGRLVPNEPFDLWIRRMTAPDTVRIIDLDTDVIVSLHSLPKSFHGDPADRLIVATARTHGLTLVTHDASIRRSRLTPIWKP from the coding sequence TTGAATATTCTGCTCGATACTCATGTCTGGCTGTGGTGGCTGACAGGAGCAACGCAATTAAAACGCAAAGAGCGCGAGGCGATCGATCGAACAGCAGCGGTTCAGCTTCCGTTCATCTCTTCCATTAGCATTTGGGAAAGTGAAATGCTTGTTTCCAGGGGCCGCCTTGTCCCAAATGAGCCGTTCGACTTGTGGATACGACGGATGACAGCTCCTGATACGGTGCGAATCATCGATTTGGACACCGATGTGATCGTTTCGTTGCACTCCTTGCCCAAATCGTTTCACGGTGACCCGGCCGACCGGTTAATCGTGGCAACGGCTCGCACACATGGTCTCACGCTGGTTACCCACGACGCTTCAATTCGGCGCTCCCGTTTGACGCCGATCTGGAAGCCATAG
- a CDS encoding type II toxin-antitoxin system prevent-host-death family antitoxin yields MAISITVLKNHCLAVIREVERTGKPVLITRRGKIVASIQPSVEAKTVASLKPWERLRGTAECRFEAGESVLKDEDFEALR; encoded by the coding sequence ATGGCCATTTCGATAACGGTACTCAAAAACCATTGTCTTGCGGTCATTCGTGAGGTTGAACGAACGGGCAAGCCGGTTCTGATCACGCGCAGAGGGAAGATCGTTGCATCCATTCAACCTTCGGTCGAGGCAAAAACTGTAGCGTCGCTCAAGCCGTGGGAGCGTTTACGTGGAACGGCCGAATGCCGCTTCGAAGCCGGCGAATCGGTACTGAAGGATGAAGACTTCGAGGCGCTACGTTGA
- a CDS encoding ABC transporter permease, which translates to MLWIKELVRRFFMMLRREKLDRDLEEEMRFHLDLRAEEYSSRGLMSDDARALAQRRFGNITVLHEESYGAWGWAWIDRLFVDVRLAARQLRSAPGFAALTVFILAFGIGTTTAIFSAVNTILFESLPYPGAGRIVTIWETSTEGARNDGTFGIYKGLAERSRLLDSLAVLKPWQPTMTSADEPERFEGQLVSASYFRVLGVRPFLGRDFTPSDDRMNGPGVVILSNKLWRRRFNADPTIVGRDVTLEGNEYSVIGVMPESFENLLAPAAEVWGPLQYDMSQGRAWGHHLRTIGRLRPGVSIDQAANELAELAHEIVNEQRPETYRGPFNLNVFSLQADITRGVKPALLAIAGAVALVLIVGCVNVTNLLLARGVRRRPEFALRVALGAGRERLVWQLLTEGLFLAVMGGVTGMAVAIIGVHALVALSPPGLPRAADIQLNGSVFAFGFGLTTLVGFVFGVIPALQISTSPYRSIQDGSPRTTDPQKLTSRALVVAEVALAFVLLVSSGLLLRSLQHWFAVDAGFDASHLLTMQVQTSGRRFQENSVTYKFFDDALAAVRSVPGVTMAALTSQLPLSGDSDVYGVRFESSPIQMQTEDHSAFRYAVSPGYIETMRIPLRRGRLLGDGDRAGASLAALINESYANRNFPGIDPIGQRLRIGPPDSPLYTIVGVVGDVKQVSLGLNRADSVYVTPGQWKFTDNTMSLVIRSDGDPAALARAVRAAVWSVDKDQAVVRVATMSDVVAASAAERRFALILFEAFALATLVLAAAGIYGVLTGIVAERTREFGVRTALGASRGNIVGLVVRQGSLLTGCGVLVGLLGAVVASSAIAAMLFGVSRLDPATYAGAIVILSCVSVLACLVPAWRAVRIDPASTLRS; encoded by the coding sequence ATGTTATGGATCAAGGAGCTAGTGCGCCGGTTCTTCATGATGCTCAGACGCGAAAAGCTCGATCGCGACCTTGAAGAAGAAATGCGTTTCCACCTCGATCTTCGCGCCGAAGAATACTCCAGTCGCGGTTTGATGAGTGACGACGCGCGCGCCCTGGCACAACGCCGCTTCGGAAATATCACAGTGCTGCACGAGGAAAGTTACGGCGCCTGGGGTTGGGCCTGGATCGACCGGCTGTTCGTGGACGTCCGGCTGGCAGCGCGGCAGTTGCGTTCGGCGCCTGGTTTTGCGGCGCTCACGGTTTTCATCCTGGCGTTCGGAATCGGCACAACGACGGCAATATTCAGCGCCGTGAACACGATCCTTTTCGAGTCTTTGCCCTACCCCGGCGCTGGACGGATCGTAACGATCTGGGAGACCAGCACTGAGGGCGCACGCAATGACGGTACCTTCGGAATATACAAAGGACTCGCAGAACGAAGCCGCCTGCTGGATTCCCTGGCTGTGTTGAAGCCGTGGCAGCCGACAATGACCTCGGCCGATGAACCGGAGAGGTTTGAAGGACAGCTCGTGAGCGCGTCCTACTTTCGAGTGTTGGGCGTGCGGCCGTTCCTGGGCCGTGACTTCACCCCCTCCGATGACCGGATGAACGGGCCTGGCGTCGTGATTCTCAGCAATAAGTTGTGGCGGCGGCGATTCAATGCCGACCCAACAATTGTCGGACGCGACGTCACTCTCGAAGGCAACGAATACTCGGTGATCGGCGTCATGCCGGAAAGTTTCGAAAACCTCCTTGCACCCGCGGCCGAGGTTTGGGGACCGCTCCAATATGACATGTCGCAAGGCCGGGCGTGGGGTCATCATCTGCGCACCATTGGCCGCCTTCGGCCGGGAGTCTCTATCGATCAGGCCGCCAACGAGCTTGCAGAACTCGCACACGAGATCGTTAACGAACAGCGGCCGGAAACATATCGCGGCCCCTTCAACCTAAATGTTTTTTCCTTGCAAGCCGACATCACACGCGGCGTCAAGCCGGCTCTTTTGGCGATCGCCGGCGCCGTAGCCCTGGTGCTGATCGTTGGGTGCGTGAATGTGACAAACCTGCTGCTCGCTCGCGGTGTGCGGCGGCGGCCGGAGTTTGCCTTGCGAGTTGCGCTCGGTGCCGGCCGCGAGCGGCTGGTCTGGCAATTGTTGACGGAGGGCTTGTTTCTGGCCGTCATGGGTGGCGTAACTGGAATGGCAGTTGCCATCATTGGGGTGCATGCCCTCGTTGCCCTCAGTCCACCGGGATTGCCCCGAGCGGCCGACATCCAGCTCAACGGTTCTGTGTTTGCGTTTGGATTCGGACTCACCACTCTCGTTGGGTTTGTCTTCGGTGTGATACCCGCTCTTCAGATCTCTACCAGCCCTTACCGGAGCATCCAGGATGGATCGCCCCGTACGACCGACCCGCAAAAGCTCACGAGCAGAGCGCTGGTCGTCGCAGAAGTGGCGTTGGCGTTTGTGCTGCTAGTCAGTTCGGGACTGCTTTTGAGGAGCCTGCAACATTGGTTCGCCGTCGATGCGGGATTTGATGCGTCCCACCTGCTCACCATGCAGGTGCAAACCTCCGGCCGCCGCTTTCAGGAAAACTCTGTGACATACAAGTTCTTCGACGATGCGCTCGCGGCAGTGCGCAGTGTTCCCGGCGTCACAATGGCGGCACTGACGAGCCAACTGCCGCTGAGCGGCGATTCCGATGTTTATGGTGTCCGGTTCGAGTCGAGTCCGATTCAGATGCAGACGGAAGATCACAGCGCGTTCCGATACGCTGTCAGTCCAGGTTACATCGAAACCATGCGCATTCCTCTGCGCCGCGGCCGTCTGCTCGGCGACGGCGACCGCGCCGGCGCTTCCCTGGCCGCTCTGATCAATGAATCCTACGCGAACCGCAATTTTCCAGGCATCGATCCGATAGGTCAGCGGTTGAGGATTGGGCCGCCTGATAGCCCCCTTTACACCATCGTCGGTGTCGTGGGCGATGTGAAGCAAGTGTCTCTAGGCTTGAACCGCGCCGACTCCGTTTACGTGACGCCGGGACAATGGAAATTTACGGATAACACGATGTCTCTGGTCATTCGGTCTGATGGCGATCCGGCCGCTCTGGCGCGCGCAGTACGGGCTGCTGTCTGGTCGGTGGATAAAGATCAAGCGGTCGTTCGGGTCGCGACGATGAGTGACGTCGTTGCTGCGTCCGCGGCGGAACGGCGGTTCGCGCTGATTCTCTTCGAAGCTTTCGCGCTCGCAACACTGGTCCTTGCTGCCGCCGGCATTTACGGTGTGCTTACTGGAATCGTCGCCGAGCGTACCCGCGAGTTCGGAGTGCGGACGGCGTTAGGCGCGTCGCGCGGCAATATCGTCGGCCTGGTCGTGCGTCAGGGATCTCTACTCACGGGTTGCGGCGTCCTGGTTGGACTTCTCGGTGCAGTTGTGGCAAGTTCTGCGATCGCCGCGATGCTGTTTGGTGTTTCACGCCTCGATCCTGCGACGTATGCGGGCGCGATTGTTATTTTATCCTGTGTATCGGTGCTCGCGTGTCTGGTACCCGCCTGGCGCGCTGTTCGAATCGATCCGGCGAGCACGTTGCGATCTTAA